In Chloroflexota bacterium, a single genomic region encodes these proteins:
- a CDS encoding MBL fold metallo-hydrolase produces MGLRVGCELSSGSLAVKVLYKTENLEVRQASCGPYDNNCYVLVCPETKESVIVDTPAEPEKALATAKGTMVKAILMTHCHGDHITGHAEIKQATGAPVWVHESEAGLLPLPPEHHFRHEGAVSFGRVTLRTIHVPGHTTGGTCLLWRNQLFAGDTLFPDGPGKTWSPQAFKQLVASLKERIFTLPDDVAVYPGHGRSTALAREKEQFRDFESRTHRPDLHGDIVWLRD; encoded by the coding sequence GTGGGCCTCAGAGTGGGATGTGAGCTTAGTTCGGGAAGTCTTGCGGTGAAGGTCCTTTACAAAACTGAAAATCTCGAAGTCCGGCAGGCCTCCTGCGGGCCGTACGATAACAATTGCTATGTGCTTGTCTGCCCGGAGACGAAGGAGAGCGTCATCGTTGACACGCCGGCGGAGCCGGAGAAGGCGCTGGCGACGGCGAAGGGGACGATGGTGAAGGCGATTCTGATGACGCATTGCCATGGGGACCACATCACGGGGCATGCGGAGATCAAACAGGCGACGGGCGCGCCGGTATGGGTCCACGAATCGGAGGCGGGGCTGCTGCCGCTCCCGCCGGAGCATCACTTCCGGCATGAGGGAGCGGTCAGCTTCGGCAGGGTGACGCTGCGGACGATCCATGTTCCCGGACACACGACGGGCGGGACATGCCTCTTGTGGCGCAATCAGCTCTTTGCGGGCGATACGCTCTTTCCGGACGGCCCGGGAAAGACGTGGAGTCCCCAGGCATTCAAGCAACTGGTCGCCTCGCTAAAGGAGCGGATCTTCACGCTGCCGGACGATGTGGCGGTCTATCCGGGCCACGGGCGGAGCACGGCGCTTGCCCGGGAGAAGGAGCAGTTCCGCGACTTCGAGAGCCGGACGCACAGGCCGGACCTGCACGGCGATATCGTGTGGCTGAGGGACTAA